One genomic window of Branchiostoma floridae strain S238N-H82 chromosome 4, Bfl_VNyyK, whole genome shotgun sequence includes the following:
- the LOC118414294 gene encoding serine/threonine-protein kinase BRSK2-like isoform X4 — protein MSGEHQMVGPYRLEKTLGKGQTGLVKLGVHCVTGKKVAIKIVNREKLSESVLQKVEREIAILKLIEHPHVLRLYDVYENRKYLYLVLEHVSGGELFDYLVKKGRLTPKESRRFFRQIISALEFCHNHSVCHRDLKPENLLLDEKNNIRVADFGMASLQVGDNMLETSCGSPHYACPEVIRGERYDGRKADIWSCGVILFALLVGALPFDDDNLRTLLEKVKKGVFHIPHFVPPDCQNLLRGMIEVDPVKRLTLEQIRNHQWYLGPDMTACSDPNQSPNFFDQLKLSLVEAFSSKNARGSRDPDLEKLPRHPSVELRPIPSMEDIDPDVLASMNSLGCWKDKNKLIRDLLSEEKNTEKIVYFLLLDRKERKPSYEDENEIHIRNRCPSDDPPRKRVDSLSLNGRRRPERGLSMDALHNGTGSPPMSARRAIEIAQQGQRYRSRSLSTTPMSSPYHSPKVTPQHTPHHTPKGSPLHTPVHTPRNLTPTSSPTPTPPGSPGMGGQAEWKRRLTTIKNSFLGSPRFHRRKLQVPSAEEMSLTPDSSPEMTKKSWFSSLIGSDKEETIFVVIKDRPISTIKADIVHAFLSMPGLTHNVVSPTSFKAEYKNAGGTSSMFSKPVRFQVDITPSESVSEKQSAIYSVSFTLISGPSRRFKRVVELIQQQLLSSPTPPTHTSHSRTYDEVPNDRSPTGRYEQFGPSGYAAPAGAYPRAPGTRRKSFDSAANYENEVFDSDLQFSPRHGSPRRDTAKLIANGQPVGRRRSSRGTDLAADFRRETNL, from the exons GTGGAAAGAGAAATCGCCATCCTGAAACTTATAGAACATCCACATGTACTTAGGTTGTATGATGTCTACGAAAACAGAAAATACCT CTATCTAGTACTTGAACATGTATCAGGAGGGGAGTTGTTTGACTACTTAGTGAAGAAAGGACGTTTGACGCCAAAGGAATCACGGAGATTCTTCAGACAAATCATCTCTGCACTGGAATTTTGTCACAACCACTCTGTTTG TCACAGAGACTTAAAACCAGAGAACCTGCTGCTGGATGAGAAGAACAACATCCGAGTAGCCGACTTTGGGATGGCTTCCTTACAAGTCGGTGACAACATGTTGGAGACCAGCTGCGG GTCACCACATTATGCATGTCCAGAAGTAATCAGG GGAGAGAGGTATGACGGAAGAAAAGCAGACATCTGGAGCTGTGGAGTTATATTGTTTGCATTGTTAGTG GGTGCCTTGCCATTTGATGATGATAACTTGCGGACATTGTTAgaaaaagtaaagaagggaGTGTTCCATATACCACATTTTGTTCCACCTGATTGTCAAAACCTGCTGCGTGGCATGATCGAGGTGGACCCAGTGAAGAGATTAACA CTTGAACAAATACGCAACCACCAATGGTATTTAGGTCCAGA TATGACTGCTTGTAGTGACCCGAATCAGTCGCCAAACTTCTTCGATCAGTTGAAGCTGTCATTGGTGGAGGCCTTTAGTTCTAAAAATGCAAG GGGCAGCAGAGATCCAGACTTGGAGAAGCTGCCCAGACATCCATCAGTGGAG CTACGTCCGATCCCGTCGATGGAGGACATCGATCCTGACGTGCTGGCCAGCATGAACTCACTCGGCTGCTGGAAGGACAAGAACAAGCTTATCAGGGACCTCCTCAGTGAAGA GAAGAACACTGAGAAGATAGTGTACTTCCTGTTGCTGGACCGGAAGGAGAGGAAACCCAGCTATGAAGACGAAAACGAGATTCACATACGCAATAGGTGTCCATCAG ATGATCCACCAAGAAAGAGAGTGGATTCTCTCTCGTTGAATGGCAGGCGGCGCCCGGAGCGCGGCCTCTCTATGGACGCATTACACAACGGTACTGGCTCTCCGCCAATGTCGGCGAGACGAGCCATTGAAATTGCACAGCAGGGCCAGAGGTACCG gtcAAGGAGTCTGTCGACTACTCCCATGTCATCCCCCTACCACAGCCCCAAAGTCACTCCACAGCACACCCCACACCACACACCAAAGGGAAGTCCACTGCACACCCCTGTCCACACCCCGCGGAACCTCACCCCCACGTCcagccccacccccaccccgccGGGGAGCCCCGGGATGGGGGGCCAGGCTGAGTGGAAGAGGAGGTTAACCACAATAAAGAACAGCTTCCTGGGCTCTCCTCGCTTCCACAGGAGGAAGCTCCAAG TTCCAAGTGCAGAAGAGATGTCTCTGACGCCAGATAGCTCACCTGA GATGACGAAGAAGTCGTGGTTCAGCAGTCTGATTGGCTCGGACAAGGAGGAGACGATTTTCGTGGTCATCAAAGAtcgaccaatcagcaccatcaAGGCTGATATAGTCCATGCCTTCCTGTCG ATGCCCGGGTTGACCCACAACGTGGTGTCACCAACGAGCTTCAAGGCAGAATACAAGAATGCAGGTGGGACCTCCTCCATGTTCAGCAAGCCTGTCCGCTTCCAGGTGGACATCACACCTTCCGAGAGCGTGTCTGAGAAGCAGTCAGCTATCTACTCTGTTAGTTTCACACTCATCTCAG GCCCAAGTCGTCGGTTCAAGCGAGTGGTGGAACTGATACAGCAGCAGCTGCTCAGCTCCCCTACGCCCCCCACCCACACTTCCCACTCACGGACGTACGATGAGGTACCCAATGACAGGTCACCAACTGGCAGATACGAGCAGTTTGGTCCCTCAGGATACGCAGCCCCTGCGGGGGCATACCCACGTGCACCTGGCACTCGGAGAAAATCCTTTGATTCGGCAGCAAACTATGAAAACGAAGTTTTTGACTCAGACCTGCAATTTAGTCCACGACATGGTAGCCCACGTCGAGACACGGCAAAACTGATTGCCAATGGCCAGCCTGTTGGAAGGAGGCGCTCTTCCAGAGGGACAGATCTGGCTGCTGATTTCCGAAGAGAAACAAATTTATGA
- the LOC118414294 gene encoding serine/threonine-protein kinase BRSK2-like isoform X6 produces MSGEHQMVGPYRLEKTLGKGQTGLVKLGVHCVTGKKVAIKIVNREKLSESVLQKVEREIAILKLIEHPHVLRLYDVYENRKYLYLVLEHVSGGELFDYLVKKGRLTPKESRRFFRQIISALEFCHNHSVCHRDLKPENLLLDEKNNIRVADFGMASLQVGDNMLETSCGSPHYACPEVIRGERYDGRKADIWSCGVILFALLVGALPFDDDNLRTLLEKVKKGVFHIPHFVPPDCQNLLRGMIEVDPVKRLTLEQIRNHQWYLGPEGSRDPDLEKLPRHPSVECIPKQLRPIPSMEDIDPDVLASMNSLGCWKDKNKLIRDLLSEEKNTEKIVYFLLLDRKERKPSYEDENEIHIRNRCPSDDPPRKRVDSLSLNGRRRPERGLSMDALHNGTGSPPMSARRAIEIAQQGQRYRSRSLSTTPMSSPYHSPKVTPQHTPHHTPKGSPLHTPVHTPRNLTPTSSPTPTPPGSPGMGGQAEWKRRLTTIKNSFLGSPRFHRRKLQVPSAEEMSLTPDSSPEMTKKSWFSSLIGSDKEETIFVVIKDRPISTIKADIVHAFLSMPGLTHNVVSPTSFKAEYKNAGGTSSMFSKPVRFQVDITPSESVSEKQSAIYSVSFTLISGPSRRFKRVVELIQQQLLSSPTPPTHTSHSRTYDEVPNDRSPTGRYEQFGPSGYAAPAGAYPRAPGTRRKSFDSAANYENEVFDSDLQFSPRHGSPRRDTAKLIANGQPVGRRRSSRGTDLAADFRRETNL; encoded by the exons GTGGAAAGAGAAATCGCCATCCTGAAACTTATAGAACATCCACATGTACTTAGGTTGTATGATGTCTACGAAAACAGAAAATACCT CTATCTAGTACTTGAACATGTATCAGGAGGGGAGTTGTTTGACTACTTAGTGAAGAAAGGACGTTTGACGCCAAAGGAATCACGGAGATTCTTCAGACAAATCATCTCTGCACTGGAATTTTGTCACAACCACTCTGTTTG TCACAGAGACTTAAAACCAGAGAACCTGCTGCTGGATGAGAAGAACAACATCCGAGTAGCCGACTTTGGGATGGCTTCCTTACAAGTCGGTGACAACATGTTGGAGACCAGCTGCGG GTCACCACATTATGCATGTCCAGAAGTAATCAGG GGAGAGAGGTATGACGGAAGAAAAGCAGACATCTGGAGCTGTGGAGTTATATTGTTTGCATTGTTAGTG GGTGCCTTGCCATTTGATGATGATAACTTGCGGACATTGTTAgaaaaagtaaagaagggaGTGTTCCATATACCACATTTTGTTCCACCTGATTGTCAAAACCTGCTGCGTGGCATGATCGAGGTGGACCCAGTGAAGAGATTAACA CTTGAACAAATACGCAACCACCAATGGTATTTAGGTCCAGA GGGCAGCAGAGATCCAGACTTGGAGAAGCTGCCCAGACATCCATCAGTGGAG TGTATTCCAAAGCAGCTACGTCCGATCCCGTCGATGGAGGACATCGATCCTGACGTGCTGGCCAGCATGAACTCACTCGGCTGCTGGAAGGACAAGAACAAGCTTATCAGGGACCTCCTCAGTGAAGA GAAGAACACTGAGAAGATAGTGTACTTCCTGTTGCTGGACCGGAAGGAGAGGAAACCCAGCTATGAAGACGAAAACGAGATTCACATACGCAATAGGTGTCCATCAG ATGATCCACCAAGAAAGAGAGTGGATTCTCTCTCGTTGAATGGCAGGCGGCGCCCGGAGCGCGGCCTCTCTATGGACGCATTACACAACGGTACTGGCTCTCCGCCAATGTCGGCGAGACGAGCCATTGAAATTGCACAGCAGGGCCAGAGGTACCG gtcAAGGAGTCTGTCGACTACTCCCATGTCATCCCCCTACCACAGCCCCAAAGTCACTCCACAGCACACCCCACACCACACACCAAAGGGAAGTCCACTGCACACCCCTGTCCACACCCCGCGGAACCTCACCCCCACGTCcagccccacccccaccccgccGGGGAGCCCCGGGATGGGGGGCCAGGCTGAGTGGAAGAGGAGGTTAACCACAATAAAGAACAGCTTCCTGGGCTCTCCTCGCTTCCACAGGAGGAAGCTCCAAG TTCCAAGTGCAGAAGAGATGTCTCTGACGCCAGATAGCTCACCTGA GATGACGAAGAAGTCGTGGTTCAGCAGTCTGATTGGCTCGGACAAGGAGGAGACGATTTTCGTGGTCATCAAAGAtcgaccaatcagcaccatcaAGGCTGATATAGTCCATGCCTTCCTGTCG ATGCCCGGGTTGACCCACAACGTGGTGTCACCAACGAGCTTCAAGGCAGAATACAAGAATGCAGGTGGGACCTCCTCCATGTTCAGCAAGCCTGTCCGCTTCCAGGTGGACATCACACCTTCCGAGAGCGTGTCTGAGAAGCAGTCAGCTATCTACTCTGTTAGTTTCACACTCATCTCAG GCCCAAGTCGTCGGTTCAAGCGAGTGGTGGAACTGATACAGCAGCAGCTGCTCAGCTCCCCTACGCCCCCCACCCACACTTCCCACTCACGGACGTACGATGAGGTACCCAATGACAGGTCACCAACTGGCAGATACGAGCAGTTTGGTCCCTCAGGATACGCAGCCCCTGCGGGGGCATACCCACGTGCACCTGGCACTCGGAGAAAATCCTTTGATTCGGCAGCAAACTATGAAAACGAAGTTTTTGACTCAGACCTGCAATTTAGTCCACGACATGGTAGCCCACGTCGAGACACGGCAAAACTGATTGCCAATGGCCAGCCTGTTGGAAGGAGGCGCTCTTCCAGAGGGACAGATCTGGCTGCTGATTTCCGAAGAGAAACAAATTTATGA
- the LOC118414294 gene encoding serine/threonine-protein kinase BRSK2-like isoform X8, which yields MSGEHQMVGPYRLEKTLGKGQTGLVKLGVHCVTGKKVAIKIVNREKLSESVLQKVEREIAILKLIEHPHVLRLYDVYENRKYLYLVLEHVSGGELFDYLVKKGRLTPKESRRFFRQIISALEFCHNHSVCHRDLKPENLLLDEKNNIRVADFGMASLQVGDNMLETSCGSPHYACPEVIRGERYDGRKADIWSCGVILFALLVGALPFDDDNLRTLLEKVKKGVFHIPHFVPPDCQNLLRGMIEVDPVKRLTLEQIRNHQWYLGPEGSRDPDLEKLPRHPSVEQLRPIPSMEDIDPDVLASMNSLGCWKDKNKLIRDLLSEEKNTEKIVYFLLLDRKERKPSYEDENEIHIRNRCPSDDPPRKRVDSLSLNGRRRPERGLSMDALHNGTGSPPMSARRAIEIAQQGQRYRSRSLSTTPMSSPYHSPKVTPQHTPHHTPKGSPLHTPVHTPRNLTPTSSPTPTPPGSPGMGGQAEWKRRLTTIKNSFLGSPRFHRRKLQVPSAEEMSLTPDSSPEMTKKSWFSSLIGSDKEETIFVVIKDRPISTIKADIVHAFLSMPGLTHNVVSPTSFKAEYKNAGGTSSMFSKPVRFQVDITPSESVSEKQSAIYSVSFTLISGPSRRFKRVVELIQQQLLSSPTPPTHTSHSRTYDEVPNDRSPTGRYEQFGPSGYAAPAGAYPRAPGTRRKSFDSAANYENEVFDSDLQFSPRHGSPRRDTAKLIANGQPVGRRRSSRGTDLAADFRRETNL from the exons GTGGAAAGAGAAATCGCCATCCTGAAACTTATAGAACATCCACATGTACTTAGGTTGTATGATGTCTACGAAAACAGAAAATACCT CTATCTAGTACTTGAACATGTATCAGGAGGGGAGTTGTTTGACTACTTAGTGAAGAAAGGACGTTTGACGCCAAAGGAATCACGGAGATTCTTCAGACAAATCATCTCTGCACTGGAATTTTGTCACAACCACTCTGTTTG TCACAGAGACTTAAAACCAGAGAACCTGCTGCTGGATGAGAAGAACAACATCCGAGTAGCCGACTTTGGGATGGCTTCCTTACAAGTCGGTGACAACATGTTGGAGACCAGCTGCGG GTCACCACATTATGCATGTCCAGAAGTAATCAGG GGAGAGAGGTATGACGGAAGAAAAGCAGACATCTGGAGCTGTGGAGTTATATTGTTTGCATTGTTAGTG GGTGCCTTGCCATTTGATGATGATAACTTGCGGACATTGTTAgaaaaagtaaagaagggaGTGTTCCATATACCACATTTTGTTCCACCTGATTGTCAAAACCTGCTGCGTGGCATGATCGAGGTGGACCCAGTGAAGAGATTAACA CTTGAACAAATACGCAACCACCAATGGTATTTAGGTCCAGA GGGCAGCAGAGATCCAGACTTGGAGAAGCTGCCCAGACATCCATCAGTGGAG CAGCTACGTCCGATCCCGTCGATGGAGGACATCGATCCTGACGTGCTGGCCAGCATGAACTCACTCGGCTGCTGGAAGGACAAGAACAAGCTTATCAGGGACCTCCTCAGTGAAGA GAAGAACACTGAGAAGATAGTGTACTTCCTGTTGCTGGACCGGAAGGAGAGGAAACCCAGCTATGAAGACGAAAACGAGATTCACATACGCAATAGGTGTCCATCAG ATGATCCACCAAGAAAGAGAGTGGATTCTCTCTCGTTGAATGGCAGGCGGCGCCCGGAGCGCGGCCTCTCTATGGACGCATTACACAACGGTACTGGCTCTCCGCCAATGTCGGCGAGACGAGCCATTGAAATTGCACAGCAGGGCCAGAGGTACCG gtcAAGGAGTCTGTCGACTACTCCCATGTCATCCCCCTACCACAGCCCCAAAGTCACTCCACAGCACACCCCACACCACACACCAAAGGGAAGTCCACTGCACACCCCTGTCCACACCCCGCGGAACCTCACCCCCACGTCcagccccacccccaccccgccGGGGAGCCCCGGGATGGGGGGCCAGGCTGAGTGGAAGAGGAGGTTAACCACAATAAAGAACAGCTTCCTGGGCTCTCCTCGCTTCCACAGGAGGAAGCTCCAAG TTCCAAGTGCAGAAGAGATGTCTCTGACGCCAGATAGCTCACCTGA GATGACGAAGAAGTCGTGGTTCAGCAGTCTGATTGGCTCGGACAAGGAGGAGACGATTTTCGTGGTCATCAAAGAtcgaccaatcagcaccatcaAGGCTGATATAGTCCATGCCTTCCTGTCG ATGCCCGGGTTGACCCACAACGTGGTGTCACCAACGAGCTTCAAGGCAGAATACAAGAATGCAGGTGGGACCTCCTCCATGTTCAGCAAGCCTGTCCGCTTCCAGGTGGACATCACACCTTCCGAGAGCGTGTCTGAGAAGCAGTCAGCTATCTACTCTGTTAGTTTCACACTCATCTCAG GCCCAAGTCGTCGGTTCAAGCGAGTGGTGGAACTGATACAGCAGCAGCTGCTCAGCTCCCCTACGCCCCCCACCCACACTTCCCACTCACGGACGTACGATGAGGTACCCAATGACAGGTCACCAACTGGCAGATACGAGCAGTTTGGTCCCTCAGGATACGCAGCCCCTGCGGGGGCATACCCACGTGCACCTGGCACTCGGAGAAAATCCTTTGATTCGGCAGCAAACTATGAAAACGAAGTTTTTGACTCAGACCTGCAATTTAGTCCACGACATGGTAGCCCACGTCGAGACACGGCAAAACTGATTGCCAATGGCCAGCCTGTTGGAAGGAGGCGCTCTTCCAGAGGGACAGATCTGGCTGCTGATTTCCGAAGAGAAACAAATTTATGA
- the LOC118414294 gene encoding serine/threonine-protein kinase BRSK2-like isoform X2: MSGEHQMVGPYRLEKTLGKGQTGLVKLGVHCVTGKKVAIKIVNREKLSESVLQKVEREIAILKLIEHPHVLRLYDVYENRKYLYLVLEHVSGGELFDYLVKKGRLTPKESRRFFRQIISALEFCHNHSVCHRDLKPENLLLDEKNNIRVADFGMASLQVGDNMLETSCGSPHYACPEVIRGERYDGRKADIWSCGVILFALLVGALPFDDDNLRTLLEKVKKGVFHIPHFVPPDCQNLLRGMIEVDPVKRLTLEQIRNHQWYLGPDMTACSDPNQSPNFFDQLKLSLVEAFSSKNARGSRDPDLEKLPRHPSVECIPKQLRPIPSMEDIDPDVLASMNSLGCWKDKNKLIRDLLSEEKNTEKIVYFLLLDRKERKPSYEDENEIHIRNRCPSDDPPRKRVDSLSLNGRRRPERGLSMDALHNGTGSPPMSARRAIEIAQQGQRSRSLSTTPMSSPYHSPKVTPQHTPHHTPKGSPLHTPVHTPRNLTPTSSPTPTPPGSPGMGGQAEWKRRLTTIKNSFLGSPRFHRRKLQVPSAEEMSLTPDSSPEMTKKSWFSSLIGSDKEETIFVVIKDRPISTIKADIVHAFLSMPGLTHNVVSPTSFKAEYKNAGGTSSMFSKPVRFQVDITPSESVSEKQSAIYSVSFTLISGPSRRFKRVVELIQQQLLSSPTPPTHTSHSRTYDEVPNDRSPTGRYEQFGPSGYAAPAGAYPRAPGTRRKSFDSAANYENEVFDSDLQFSPRHGSPRRDTAKLIANGQPVGRRRSSRGTDLAADFRRETNL; encoded by the exons GTGGAAAGAGAAATCGCCATCCTGAAACTTATAGAACATCCACATGTACTTAGGTTGTATGATGTCTACGAAAACAGAAAATACCT CTATCTAGTACTTGAACATGTATCAGGAGGGGAGTTGTTTGACTACTTAGTGAAGAAAGGACGTTTGACGCCAAAGGAATCACGGAGATTCTTCAGACAAATCATCTCTGCACTGGAATTTTGTCACAACCACTCTGTTTG TCACAGAGACTTAAAACCAGAGAACCTGCTGCTGGATGAGAAGAACAACATCCGAGTAGCCGACTTTGGGATGGCTTCCTTACAAGTCGGTGACAACATGTTGGAGACCAGCTGCGG GTCACCACATTATGCATGTCCAGAAGTAATCAGG GGAGAGAGGTATGACGGAAGAAAAGCAGACATCTGGAGCTGTGGAGTTATATTGTTTGCATTGTTAGTG GGTGCCTTGCCATTTGATGATGATAACTTGCGGACATTGTTAgaaaaagtaaagaagggaGTGTTCCATATACCACATTTTGTTCCACCTGATTGTCAAAACCTGCTGCGTGGCATGATCGAGGTGGACCCAGTGAAGAGATTAACA CTTGAACAAATACGCAACCACCAATGGTATTTAGGTCCAGA TATGACTGCTTGTAGTGACCCGAATCAGTCGCCAAACTTCTTCGATCAGTTGAAGCTGTCATTGGTGGAGGCCTTTAGTTCTAAAAATGCAAG GGGCAGCAGAGATCCAGACTTGGAGAAGCTGCCCAGACATCCATCAGTGGAG TGTATTCCAAAGCAGCTACGTCCGATCCCGTCGATGGAGGACATCGATCCTGACGTGCTGGCCAGCATGAACTCACTCGGCTGCTGGAAGGACAAGAACAAGCTTATCAGGGACCTCCTCAGTGAAGA GAAGAACACTGAGAAGATAGTGTACTTCCTGTTGCTGGACCGGAAGGAGAGGAAACCCAGCTATGAAGACGAAAACGAGATTCACATACGCAATAGGTGTCCATCAG ATGATCCACCAAGAAAGAGAGTGGATTCTCTCTCGTTGAATGGCAGGCGGCGCCCGGAGCGCGGCCTCTCTATGGACGCATTACACAACGGTACTGGCTCTCCGCCAATGTCGGCGAGACGAGCCATTGAAATTGCACAGCAGGGCCAGAG gtcAAGGAGTCTGTCGACTACTCCCATGTCATCCCCCTACCACAGCCCCAAAGTCACTCCACAGCACACCCCACACCACACACCAAAGGGAAGTCCACTGCACACCCCTGTCCACACCCCGCGGAACCTCACCCCCACGTCcagccccacccccaccccgccGGGGAGCCCCGGGATGGGGGGCCAGGCTGAGTGGAAGAGGAGGTTAACCACAATAAAGAACAGCTTCCTGGGCTCTCCTCGCTTCCACAGGAGGAAGCTCCAAG TTCCAAGTGCAGAAGAGATGTCTCTGACGCCAGATAGCTCACCTGA GATGACGAAGAAGTCGTGGTTCAGCAGTCTGATTGGCTCGGACAAGGAGGAGACGATTTTCGTGGTCATCAAAGAtcgaccaatcagcaccatcaAGGCTGATATAGTCCATGCCTTCCTGTCG ATGCCCGGGTTGACCCACAACGTGGTGTCACCAACGAGCTTCAAGGCAGAATACAAGAATGCAGGTGGGACCTCCTCCATGTTCAGCAAGCCTGTCCGCTTCCAGGTGGACATCACACCTTCCGAGAGCGTGTCTGAGAAGCAGTCAGCTATCTACTCTGTTAGTTTCACACTCATCTCAG GCCCAAGTCGTCGGTTCAAGCGAGTGGTGGAACTGATACAGCAGCAGCTGCTCAGCTCCCCTACGCCCCCCACCCACACTTCCCACTCACGGACGTACGATGAGGTACCCAATGACAGGTCACCAACTGGCAGATACGAGCAGTTTGGTCCCTCAGGATACGCAGCCCCTGCGGGGGCATACCCACGTGCACCTGGCACTCGGAGAAAATCCTTTGATTCGGCAGCAAACTATGAAAACGAAGTTTTTGACTCAGACCTGCAATTTAGTCCACGACATGGTAGCCCACGTCGAGACACGGCAAAACTGATTGCCAATGGCCAGCCTGTTGGAAGGAGGCGCTCTTCCAGAGGGACAGATCTGGCTGCTGATTTCCGAAGAGAAACAAATTTATGA
- the LOC118414294 gene encoding serine/threonine-protein kinase BRSK2-like isoform X11, with protein sequence MSGEHQMVGPYRLEKTLGKGQTGLVKLGVHCVTGKKVAIKIVNREKLSESVLQKVEREIAILKLIEHPHVLRLYDVYENRKYLYLVLEHVSGGELFDYLVKKGRLTPKESRRFFRQIISALEFCHNHSVCHRDLKPENLLLDEKNNIRVADFGMASLQVGDNMLETSCGSPHYACPEVIRGERYDGRKADIWSCGVILFALLVGALPFDDDNLRTLLEKVKKGVFHIPHFVPPDCQNLLRGMIEVDPVKRLTIEKIKTHPWVIMGSRDPDLEKLPRHPSVELRPIPSMEDIDPDVLASMNSLGCWKDKNKLIRDLLSEEKNTEKIVYFLLLDRKERKPSYEDENEIHIRNRCPSDDPPRKRVDSLSLNGRRRPERGLSMDALHNGTGSPPMSARRAIEIAQQGQRYRSRSLSTTPMSSPYHSPKVTPQHTPHHTPKGSPLHTPVHTPRNLTPTSSPTPTPPGSPGMGGQAEWKRRLTTIKNSFLGSPRFHRRKLQVPSAEEMSLTPDSSPEMTKKSWFSSLIGSDKEETIFVVIKDRPISTIKADIVHAFLSMPGLTHNVVSPTSFKAEYKNAGGTSSMFSKPVRFQVDITPSESVSEKQSAIYSVSFTLISGPSRRFKRVVELIQQQLLSSPTPPTHTSHSRTYDEVPNDRSPTGRYEQFGPSGYAAPAGAYPRAPGTRRKSFDSAANYENEVFDSDLQFSPRHGSPRRDTAKLIANGQPVGRRRSSRGTDLAADFRRETNL encoded by the exons GTGGAAAGAGAAATCGCCATCCTGAAACTTATAGAACATCCACATGTACTTAGGTTGTATGATGTCTACGAAAACAGAAAATACCT CTATCTAGTACTTGAACATGTATCAGGAGGGGAGTTGTTTGACTACTTAGTGAAGAAAGGACGTTTGACGCCAAAGGAATCACGGAGATTCTTCAGACAAATCATCTCTGCACTGGAATTTTGTCACAACCACTCTGTTTG TCACAGAGACTTAAAACCAGAGAACCTGCTGCTGGATGAGAAGAACAACATCCGAGTAGCCGACTTTGGGATGGCTTCCTTACAAGTCGGTGACAACATGTTGGAGACCAGCTGCGG GTCACCACATTATGCATGTCCAGAAGTAATCAGG GGAGAGAGGTATGACGGAAGAAAAGCAGACATCTGGAGCTGTGGAGTTATATTGTTTGCATTGTTAGTG GGTGCCTTGCCATTTGATGATGATAACTTGCGGACATTGTTAgaaaaagtaaagaagggaGTGTTCCATATACCACATTTTGTTCCACCTGATTGTCAAAACCTGCTGCGTGGCATGATCGAGGTGGACCCAGTGAAGAGATTAACA ATTGAGAAAATCAAAACTCACCCTTGGGTAATCAT GGGCAGCAGAGATCCAGACTTGGAGAAGCTGCCCAGACATCCATCAGTGGAG CTACGTCCGATCCCGTCGATGGAGGACATCGATCCTGACGTGCTGGCCAGCATGAACTCACTCGGCTGCTGGAAGGACAAGAACAAGCTTATCAGGGACCTCCTCAGTGAAGA GAAGAACACTGAGAAGATAGTGTACTTCCTGTTGCTGGACCGGAAGGAGAGGAAACCCAGCTATGAAGACGAAAACGAGATTCACATACGCAATAGGTGTCCATCAG ATGATCCACCAAGAAAGAGAGTGGATTCTCTCTCGTTGAATGGCAGGCGGCGCCCGGAGCGCGGCCTCTCTATGGACGCATTACACAACGGTACTGGCTCTCCGCCAATGTCGGCGAGACGAGCCATTGAAATTGCACAGCAGGGCCAGAGGTACCG gtcAAGGAGTCTGTCGACTACTCCCATGTCATCCCCCTACCACAGCCCCAAAGTCACTCCACAGCACACCCCACACCACACACCAAAGGGAAGTCCACTGCACACCCCTGTCCACACCCCGCGGAACCTCACCCCCACGTCcagccccacccccaccccgccGGGGAGCCCCGGGATGGGGGGCCAGGCTGAGTGGAAGAGGAGGTTAACCACAATAAAGAACAGCTTCCTGGGCTCTCCTCGCTTCCACAGGAGGAAGCTCCAAG TTCCAAGTGCAGAAGAGATGTCTCTGACGCCAGATAGCTCACCTGA GATGACGAAGAAGTCGTGGTTCAGCAGTCTGATTGGCTCGGACAAGGAGGAGACGATTTTCGTGGTCATCAAAGAtcgaccaatcagcaccatcaAGGCTGATATAGTCCATGCCTTCCTGTCG ATGCCCGGGTTGACCCACAACGTGGTGTCACCAACGAGCTTCAAGGCAGAATACAAGAATGCAGGTGGGACCTCCTCCATGTTCAGCAAGCCTGTCCGCTTCCAGGTGGACATCACACCTTCCGAGAGCGTGTCTGAGAAGCAGTCAGCTATCTACTCTGTTAGTTTCACACTCATCTCAG GCCCAAGTCGTCGGTTCAAGCGAGTGGTGGAACTGATACAGCAGCAGCTGCTCAGCTCCCCTACGCCCCCCACCCACACTTCCCACTCACGGACGTACGATGAGGTACCCAATGACAGGTCACCAACTGGCAGATACGAGCAGTTTGGTCCCTCAGGATACGCAGCCCCTGCGGGGGCATACCCACGTGCACCTGGCACTCGGAGAAAATCCTTTGATTCGGCAGCAAACTATGAAAACGAAGTTTTTGACTCAGACCTGCAATTTAGTCCACGACATGGTAGCCCACGTCGAGACACGGCAAAACTGATTGCCAATGGCCAGCCTGTTGGAAGGAGGCGCTCTTCCAGAGGGACAGATCTGGCTGCTGATTTCCGAAGAGAAACAAATTTATGA